From Streptomyces sp. NBC_00237, a single genomic window includes:
- a CDS encoding carboxylesterase family protein, translated as MRTVRPGGEDADRPPAVRVEAGLVRGAHAAPGIVSHLGIPYAAPPFGPNRFRAPQSPASWGGVRDCISYGPVAPQSAELPGAPSWKPGDEDVLTLNLWAPEGSSALPVLVWLHGGAYSFGSSAQPDHDGTVLARAGLVVVTLNYRLGFEGFGHLPGGDEAGYPENRGLLDQVAALRWVHANIAAFGGDPDRVTVAGQSSGATAAVSLLLGEETRGLVRRVIAHSAVGPCFSRELAEDITRAVAAEAGVPATVQGLLGASPQELTAASDRVAGVWRRDAGVGRRYYDPVLYGPVADGPVPGDGLLPADPLAVHAGAPLAGVDLLVCHTTEEYWLLDAVGSSAKVTTEAELAVFCADFKLPQSLVAAYRDRMPGAPVLDVYLALLGDRMFAEYSHRVADAHVRAGGRTFLSRFARRRTDADGTPRVRAWHCADVPFAFGSHHDPALEFLIGGPPDEADDALSRQLVRAWAEFATTGDPGWEPYDGSDAGAVRIWGAVAAEGPPREAWREVASGLERP; from the coding sequence GTGCGTACCGTCCGTCCGGGCGGAGAGGACGCGGACCGCCCGCCCGCCGTACGTGTGGAGGCGGGACTCGTGCGGGGTGCGCACGCCGCTCCCGGCATCGTCTCCCACCTCGGAATCCCTTACGCCGCACCGCCGTTCGGGCCGAACCGCTTCCGTGCCCCGCAGTCGCCCGCATCCTGGGGCGGCGTCCGCGACTGCATCTCGTACGGCCCCGTCGCCCCGCAGTCGGCCGAACTGCCGGGCGCTCCCTCCTGGAAGCCCGGCGACGAGGACGTCCTCACCCTCAACCTCTGGGCCCCGGAGGGGAGTTCGGCTCTGCCGGTGCTCGTCTGGCTGCACGGCGGCGCGTACAGCTTCGGTTCCTCCGCCCAGCCCGACCACGACGGTACGGTCCTGGCGCGCGCCGGACTGGTGGTCGTGACGCTCAACTACCGGCTCGGCTTCGAGGGGTTCGGGCACCTGCCGGGCGGCGACGAGGCCGGGTACCCGGAGAACCGGGGCCTGCTCGACCAGGTCGCCGCCCTCCGCTGGGTCCATGCGAACATCGCGGCCTTCGGCGGCGACCCCGACCGCGTCACCGTCGCAGGGCAGTCCTCCGGGGCCACCGCCGCCGTGAGTCTGCTGCTGGGCGAGGAGACGCGCGGGCTGGTTCGGCGGGTCATCGCGCACAGCGCGGTCGGGCCGTGCTTCTCCCGGGAGCTGGCCGAGGACATCACCCGTGCGGTGGCTGCGGAAGCCGGTGTTCCGGCCACCGTCCAGGGGCTTCTCGGCGCGTCGCCGCAGGAGCTGACGGCGGCTTCGGACCGGGTGGCCGGGGTCTGGAGGCGGGACGCGGGGGTGGGGCGGAGGTACTACGACCCGGTCCTCTACGGTCCGGTCGCGGACGGTCCGGTCCCCGGTGACGGGCTCCTGCCCGCCGACCCCCTCGCCGTGCACGCCGGAGCCCCGCTCGCCGGAGTGGACCTGCTGGTCTGCCACACCACCGAGGAGTACTGGCTGCTGGATGCGGTCGGGAGCAGCGCCAAGGTGACCACGGAGGCCGAACTCGCCGTTTTCTGCGCCGACTTCAAACTTCCGCAATCCCTCGTCGCCGCCTACCGGGACCGCATGCCCGGCGCCCCCGTCCTGGACGTGTACCTCGCGCTCCTGGGCGACCGGATGTTCGCCGAGTACAGCCATCGCGTCGCCGACGCCCACGTCCGCGCCGGGGGCCGCACCTTCCTGTCCCGCTTCGCCCGTCGGCGTACCGACGCCGACGGCACGCCCCGGGTGCGCGCCTGGCACTGCGCGGACGTGCCCTTCGCCTTCGGCAGCCACCACGATCCCGCCCTGGAATTCCTCATCGGCGGGCCCCCGGACGAGGCGGACGACGCCCTGTCCCGCCAACTGGTGCGTGCCTGGGCCGAGTTCGCGACGACGGGTGATCCTGGCTGGGAGCCGTACGACGGTTCGGACGCGGGTGCCGTACGGATCTGGGGCGCGGTCGCGGCGGAAGGGCCGCCGCGCGAGGCGTGGCGCGAGGTGGCCTCCGGGCTCGAACGCCCCTGA
- the sigJ gene encoding RNA polymerase sigma factor SigJ, with amino-acid sequence MEPIRRAGNGTEGSGAAGAAGPDFLAGQFEANRDRLRGVAYRMLGSAAEAEDAVQEAWLRLGRQDAATIDNLPGWLTTVVARVCLDQLRSRTSRREDPLDPLSDTHVPDPIVRRDDEADPEQQALLADSVGLALLVVLETLGPAERLAFVLHDMFAVPFEEIAPLVDRTPAATRQLASRARRRVQGTAPAPDTNASRQREVVAAFLAASRGGDFDGLLSLLDPQCLLRADAGAGTPGLSKVVRGAREVVSNALMFSRGARFARPALVNGAPGLVTVINGKVMGVMAFTIVNDKILELNILADPDRLSTLDVSTL; translated from the coding sequence ATGGAACCGATACGCAGGGCAGGCAACGGCACCGAAGGCAGCGGCGCGGCGGGCGCGGCCGGGCCCGACTTCCTGGCAGGCCAGTTCGAGGCCAACCGGGACCGGCTGCGCGGTGTCGCCTACCGGATGCTCGGCTCCGCCGCGGAGGCCGAGGACGCGGTCCAGGAGGCATGGCTGCGCCTCGGCCGCCAGGACGCCGCCACCATCGACAACCTTCCCGGCTGGCTGACCACGGTCGTCGCCCGGGTCTGCCTCGACCAGCTGCGCTCGCGCACCTCCCGCCGCGAGGACCCCCTCGACCCGCTCTCCGACACCCACGTCCCCGACCCGATCGTGCGCCGCGACGACGAGGCGGACCCGGAGCAGCAGGCGCTGCTCGCGGACTCGGTGGGCCTCGCACTCCTGGTCGTACTGGAAACCCTGGGCCCCGCCGAACGGCTCGCCTTCGTCCTGCACGACATGTTCGCGGTGCCCTTCGAGGAGATCGCGCCGCTCGTCGACCGGACCCCGGCGGCGACCCGCCAGCTCGCCAGCCGGGCCAGGCGCCGGGTGCAGGGCACGGCCCCCGCGCCCGACACGAACGCGTCCCGCCAGCGCGAGGTGGTCGCGGCGTTCCTCGCCGCCTCCCGGGGCGGCGACTTCGACGGCCTGCTCTCCCTCCTCGACCCGCAGTGCCTGCTGCGCGCGGACGCGGGGGCGGGGACGCCGGGGCTGTCGAAGGTGGTGCGGGGGGCGAGGGAGGTCGTGTCGAACGCGCTCATGTTCTCGCGGGGGGCGCGGTTCGCCCGGCCGGCGCTGGTCAACGGGGCGCCGGGGCTGGTCACCGTGATCAACGGAAAGGTGATGGGGGTCATGGCCTTCACGATCGTCAACGACAAGATCCTCGAACTGAACATCCTCGCCGATCCCGACCGCCTCTCCACCCTGGACGTATCCACCCTCTAA
- a CDS encoding nuclear transport factor 2 family protein has translation MSVDFRTALQHYFAAWNASTGPDDLAKAVAVAFTEDVAYTDPGTEVRGHAEVAEMIAGAHAQFPGFEFRLHGEPDGHHDIVRFGWELVSLADGSAPVAGFDVATVEEDGRVSSVKGFLDRVPGA, from the coding sequence ATGAGCGTCGACTTCCGCACCGCCCTCCAGCACTACTTCGCCGCCTGGAACGCCAGCACGGGCCCCGACGACCTCGCCAAGGCCGTCGCGGTCGCCTTCACCGAGGATGTCGCCTACACCGACCCGGGCACCGAGGTGCGCGGCCACGCGGAGGTCGCGGAGATGATCGCCGGGGCGCACGCCCAGTTCCCCGGCTTCGAGTTCCGGCTGCACGGCGAGCCCGACGGTCACCACGACATCGTCCGCTTCGGCTGGGAGCTGGTCTCGCTGGCCGACGGGTCCGCCCCCGTCGCGGGCTTCGACGTCGCGACCGTCGAGGAGGACGGGCGGGTCTCTTCGGTGAAGGGCTTCCTGGACCGGGTTCCGGGGGCCTGA